In the Flavobacterium pallidum genome, one interval contains:
- a CDS encoding ADP-ribosylation factor GTPase-activating family protein, whose amino-acid sequence MYKELKKFKTTNTFNFTADDSLEEVCNAPESGNGIFVVYAVDGEEKELIMVGSTGTIQNDGTLKSKNGGLYDKIVNGHQFAKTGRKYSWPAQMKKEGIERLEVVWYETFNAKNKVIPTFAEGQVLQNFLDENGKLPRWNVAF is encoded by the coding sequence ATGTACAAAGAATTAAAAAAGTTCAAAACCACCAATACCTTCAATTTCACTGCCGATGACAGCCTTGAAGAAGTTTGCAATGCACCGGAATCAGGAAATGGGATTTTCGTAGTATATGCTGTTGATGGTGAAGAGAAGGAACTCATCATGGTAGGCTCAACCGGAACCATACAAAACGACGGTACGCTGAAAAGTAAAAATGGAGGACTTTACGATAAAATCGTCAACGGCCATCAATTTGCAAAAACCGGAAGGAAATATTCGTGGCCTGCGCAGATGAAAAAGGAAGGCATTGAAAGGCTGGAAGTGGTTTGGTATGAAACTTTCAATGCTAAAAATAAAGTGATTCCCACTTTTGCCGAAGGGCAGGTATTGCAGAATTTCCTCGATGAAAATGGCAAACTGCCAAGGTGGAATGTTGCTTTTTAA
- the sucD gene encoding succinate--CoA ligase subunit alpha encodes MSVLVNKDSKIIVQGFTGSEGTFHASQMIEYGTNVVGGVTPGKGGTEHLNRPVFNTVKDAVDQAGADTTIIFVPPAFAADAIMEAADAGIKVIITITEGIPVADMIRAYDYIKGKNCRLIGPNCPGVITPEEAKVGIMPGFVFKKGNVGIVSKSGTLTYEAADQVVKQGLGITTAIGIGGDPIIGTTTKEAVELLMNDPETKCIVMIGEIGGQLEADAAQWIKADGNRKPVVGFIAGETAPKGRTMGHAGAIVGGADDTAEAKKRIMRECGIHVVDSPAEIGKKVKEVLG; translated from the coding sequence ATGAGTGTTTTAGTTAACAAGGATTCCAAAATAATTGTACAGGGTTTTACAGGAAGTGAAGGGACTTTCCACGCTTCGCAAATGATTGAATACGGAACAAATGTGGTTGGTGGCGTTACTCCCGGAAAAGGAGGTACTGAGCACCTGAACCGCCCGGTTTTCAATACTGTAAAAGATGCTGTTGATCAGGCTGGTGCCGATACGACAATTATTTTTGTTCCGCCTGCATTTGCCGCCGATGCCATTATGGAAGCTGCGGATGCCGGAATTAAAGTGATCATCACCATCACAGAAGGAATTCCAGTGGCTGACATGATCAGGGCTTATGATTATATTAAAGGTAAAAACTGCCGATTGATCGGGCCAAACTGCCCTGGGGTGATCACTCCGGAAGAAGCGAAAGTAGGTATCATGCCTGGTTTCGTGTTCAAAAAAGGGAATGTTGGAATCGTATCAAAATCGGGTACGTTGACATACGAAGCTGCTGACCAGGTTGTGAAGCAAGGTTTGGGAATCACGACCGCTATCGGAATAGGTGGAGACCCGATCATCGGGACTACAACCAAAGAAGCAGTAGAATTGCTGATGAATGATCCTGAAACAAAATGCATTGTCATGATTGGTGAAATCGGAGGTCAACTGGAGGCTGATGCTGCACAATGGATCAAAGCTGACGGTAACCGCAAACCGGTAGTTGGATTCATCGCCGGCGAAACGGCTCCAAAAGGGAGGACAATGGGCCACGCAGGTGCTATCGTTGGTGGGGCTGATGATACGGCTGAAGCCAAAAAGCGTATTATGCGTGAATGTGGTATCCACGTTGTGGATTCACCAGCTGAAATTGGTAAGAAAGTAAAAGAAGTATTGGGATAA
- a CDS encoding nuclear transport factor 2 family protein, with translation MNAKKLVQAFYKSDALIDPKVMETYLHPEVKVEWNSTKGLIKMNHAEIIAFTTELSKAYVRTKVRISHILQEGDMVSARYSHFVKTIENPREEMLLAHFFVIWEIKDDKLFRGYQMSQI, from the coding sequence ATGAACGCTAAAAAACTGGTTCAGGCTTTTTACAAATCCGATGCATTGATTGATCCGAAGGTGATGGAAACCTATCTTCATCCAGAGGTAAAAGTGGAATGGAACAGCACCAAAGGGCTGATTAAAATGAACCACGCCGAAATCATTGCCTTTACGACAGAGTTAAGCAAAGCGTATGTGCGTACAAAAGTGCGCATCAGCCATATTCTTCAGGAAGGCGACATGGTTTCCGCGCGTTATTCCCATTTTGTAAAAACCATTGAAAACCCCCGTGAGGAAATGCTTCTGGCACATTTTTTCGTCATCTGGGAAATCAAGGATGACAAGTTATTCCGCGGTTACCAGATGAGCCAGATTTAA
- a CDS encoding UDP-3-O-(3-hydroxymyristoyl)glucosamine N-acyltransferase, with amino-acid sequence MKFPTIQSLEEIAKIINCEFVGDKYFPVSGMNEIHVVEPGDIVFVDHPKYYDKALKSAATIVLINKKVDCPEGKALLISDDPFRDFNKLTKHFKPFQSSSSSISSTAEIGEGTVIQPNTFIGNHVKIGRNCQIHSNVAIYDYTVIGDNVMIHAGTVLGADAFYYKKRPEGFDQLISGGRVVIEDHVGIGALCTIDKGVTGDTTIGAGTKIDNQVHVGHDTIIGKKCLIASQTGIAGCVVIEDEVTLWGQVGTTSGITIGTKAVIMGQTGVTKSVEGGKTYFGTPIEESREKLKQLANIKKIPEILNKLK; translated from the coding sequence ATGAAATTTCCAACAATACAGTCTTTAGAAGAGATTGCAAAGATTATCAACTGCGAGTTCGTGGGTGATAAATATTTTCCGGTTAGCGGCATGAACGAGATTCATGTGGTGGAGCCGGGAGACATCGTTTTTGTGGATCATCCGAAGTACTATGATAAGGCTTTAAAATCGGCTGCCACAATTGTACTGATCAATAAAAAAGTGGATTGCCCTGAAGGTAAAGCATTGCTGATATCAGATGATCCTTTCCGGGATTTCAACAAGCTGACAAAACATTTTAAGCCATTCCAATCGTCGTCCTCATCCATTTCCAGTACGGCTGAGATAGGTGAGGGGACTGTAATCCAGCCCAATACATTTATCGGAAATCATGTGAAAATCGGTAGGAATTGCCAGATACATTCGAATGTGGCGATTTACGATTATACCGTAATCGGGGACAATGTCATGATTCATGCCGGCACGGTTTTAGGTGCCGATGCTTTCTATTATAAAAAAAGGCCTGAAGGTTTTGACCAGTTGATTTCAGGCGGAAGGGTTGTCATTGAAGATCATGTCGGGATTGGTGCGCTGTGTACCATCGACAAAGGGGTTACCGGAGATACCACCATTGGCGCCGGAACGAAGATCGACAACCAGGTGCATGTAGGCCATGATACGATTATCGGTAAAAAATGCCTGATTGCATCACAAACCGGAATCGCAGGATGCGTTGTCATCGAAGATGAGGTCACGCTTTGGGGACAGGTCGGGACTACAAGTGGTATCACCATCGGGACAAAAGCGGTAATCATGGGGCAAACCGGCGTAACCAAATCGGTGGAAGGAGGGAAAACTTATTTCGGCACACCGATTGAGGAATCCCGCGAGAAGCTCAAACAACTGGCCAACATTAAAAAGATACCGGAGATCCTTAATAAATTGAAATAG
- the efp gene encoding elongation factor P, whose amino-acid sequence MASTSDIRNGLCIKFNHDIYKIVEFLHVKPGKGPAFVRTKLKSLTNGKVLDNTFSAGHKIDEVRVETHEFQFLYAEGDLYNFMHNETYEQIQLNKAILDAPDLLKEGTTVKVIINAETEAPLSVDMPASVILEVTYSEPGVKGNTSTNATKPATVETGASVNVPLFINEGDKIKIDTASGQYMERVKE is encoded by the coding sequence ATGGCATCTACATCAGATATTAGGAACGGATTGTGCATCAAGTTTAACCATGACATATATAAAATTGTCGAATTCCTGCATGTGAAACCAGGAAAAGGACCGGCTTTCGTACGAACCAAACTGAAAAGCCTTACCAACGGGAAAGTACTGGACAACACCTTTTCAGCAGGGCACAAAATAGACGAAGTACGCGTGGAGACGCATGAATTCCAGTTCCTGTATGCAGAAGGTGATTTGTACAATTTCATGCACAATGAGACTTACGAGCAGATCCAGTTGAACAAGGCCATACTTGATGCGCCGGATTTACTGAAGGAAGGCACTACGGTAAAAGTAATCATCAATGCGGAAACTGAAGCCCCGCTTTCAGTAGATATGCCTGCATCTGTAATCCTTGAGGTAACTTATTCTGAGCCTGGCGTGAAAGGAAATACTTCAACAAACGCTACAAAACCAGCTACAGTTGAAACCGGAGCCAGCGTAAACGTGCCGTTGTTCATTAATGAAGGTGATAAGATTAAGATTGATACGGCTTCGGGACAATACATGGAGCGCGTAAAAGAATAG
- the lpxA gene encoding acyl-ACP--UDP-N-acetylglucosamine O-acyltransferase, with translation MNQPLAYVHPGAKIAKNVVIEPFTTIHNNVVIGDGTWIGSNVTIMEGARIGKNCNIFPGAVISAIPQDLKFGGEESLAIIGDNCTIRECVTINRGTVASGQTKLGNNCLVMATAHIAHDCHIGDNAIIVNGVALAGHVTVGNYAIIGGLAAVHQFINIGDHVMISGGSLVRKDVPPFTKAAKEPLSYVGINSVGLRRRGFSTDKIREIQEIYRILYQKNYNTSQAVSIIEAEMEATPERDEILDFIRNSSRGVMKGYTGNY, from the coding sequence ATGAATCAACCTTTAGCCTATGTGCATCCCGGTGCTAAGATTGCCAAAAATGTGGTGATCGAGCCATTCACAACCATTCACAATAATGTTGTGATTGGTGATGGAACCTGGATTGGGTCCAATGTCACCATTATGGAAGGTGCAAGGATAGGAAAAAATTGCAATATATTTCCGGGCGCTGTCATTTCTGCCATTCCGCAGGATTTGAAGTTTGGAGGTGAAGAGTCACTTGCGATAATTGGCGATAACTGCACTATACGTGAATGTGTTACGATAAATAGGGGAACGGTGGCTTCAGGGCAAACCAAGCTTGGAAACAACTGCCTTGTAATGGCAACTGCGCACATTGCCCATGATTGCCATATTGGCGATAATGCAATTATTGTGAATGGTGTGGCTTTGGCAGGACATGTCACTGTTGGAAATTATGCCATCATCGGAGGTTTGGCAGCGGTACATCAGTTCATCAATATCGGTGACCATGTGATGATTTCGGGTGGGTCGCTGGTGCGTAAGGATGTACCCCCTTTTACAAAAGCTGCGAAAGAACCGCTTTCTTATGTAGGAATTAATTCCGTTGGCTTAAGAAGAAGAGGCTTTAGCACCGATAAAATCCGCGAAATCCAGGAAATCTACAGGATTTTATACCAAAAGAATTACAATACTTCACAAGCGGTCAGCATTATCGAAGCTGAAATGGAAGCCACTCCGGAAAGGGATGAAATCCTTGACTTCATAAGGAACTCGTCGCGTGGGGTGATGAAAGGCTATACAGGAAATTACTAG
- a CDS encoding bifunctional UDP-3-O-[3-hydroxymyristoyl] N-acetylglucosamine deacetylase/3-hydroxyacyl-ACP dehydratase, translating to MVKQKTIANEISLTGVGLHTGKEVKMTLKPAPVNNGYTFVRIDLEGQPVIEADANYVVNTQRGTNLEKLGVKIQTSEHVLAAFVGCDVDNVIIELDASEPPIMDGSSKYFVEAIEKAGIVEQDAERKYYVVKEVISFTDEATGSEILVMPGDDYQVTAMVDFGTKVLGTQNATMKNISEFKTEIADSRTFSFLHELESLLENGLIKGGDLNNAIVYVDKEISESTMENLKVAFGKDKISVKPNGVLDNLTLHHPNEAARHKLLDVVGDLALIGTRIKGKVIANKPGHFVNTQFAKKMSKIIKIEQRNHVPVYDLHQEPLMDIHKIMSMLPHRPPFLLVDKIFELSDTHVVGLKNVTMNEPFFVGHFPGAPVMPGVLIVEAMAQCGGILVLSTVPDPENYLTFFMKIDNVKFKHKVLPGDTLVFKCDLIAPIRRGICHMQANAYANGKLVAEAELMAQIAKKQ from the coding sequence ATGGTTAAACAAAAAACCATCGCAAATGAGATTTCCCTTACAGGTGTCGGCCTGCATACCGGGAAAGAAGTAAAAATGACATTAAAGCCCGCGCCGGTCAATAACGGATACACTTTCGTGCGTATTGATCTTGAAGGGCAGCCTGTAATTGAAGCCGATGCCAATTATGTTGTGAACACGCAACGCGGTACGAACCTTGAAAAATTGGGCGTTAAAATCCAGACTTCAGAGCACGTGCTTGCAGCATTTGTTGGTTGCGACGTGGATAACGTGATTATAGAGCTTGATGCTTCCGAGCCGCCGATTATGGATGGCTCTTCAAAATATTTTGTAGAAGCGATTGAAAAAGCCGGAATCGTAGAACAGGATGCGGAGCGCAAATATTATGTCGTGAAAGAAGTGATTTCTTTTACGGATGAAGCCACAGGAAGTGAAATTCTTGTCATGCCAGGTGACGATTACCAGGTGACTGCGATGGTAGACTTTGGCACAAAAGTATTGGGCACCCAGAATGCCACGATGAAAAATATTTCAGAGTTCAAGACTGAAATTGCCGATTCACGTACGTTCAGTTTTCTTCATGAGCTGGAATCATTGCTGGAAAACGGGCTCATTAAAGGCGGGGATTTAAACAATGCGATTGTTTACGTTGATAAGGAAATTTCAGAATCCACGATGGAAAACCTCAAAGTTGCCTTCGGGAAAGATAAGATTTCCGTGAAGCCAAATGGCGTGCTGGATAACCTGACGCTGCACCATCCAAATGAAGCGGCAAGGCATAAACTGCTTGATGTAGTCGGTGATCTGGCGCTTATCGGCACCAGGATAAAAGGGAAGGTTATTGCCAACAAGCCAGGGCATTTCGTCAATACGCAGTTTGCCAAGAAAATGTCGAAGATCATCAAGATTGAACAACGCAACCATGTGCCGGTTTACGATTTGCACCAGGAGCCGTTAATGGATATCCATAAAATCATGTCGATGTTGCCGCACAGGCCACCATTCTTGCTGGTGGACAAGATTTTCGAATTGTCGGACACCCATGTCGTAGGCTTGAAAAATGTCACGATGAACGAACCGTTTTTCGTAGGGCATTTCCCGGGAGCACCTGTAATGCCCGGTGTTTTGATAGTGGAAGCGATGGCGCAGTGCGGTGGAATACTTGTTTTAAGCACGGTTCCGGATCCTGAAAATTACCTTACTTTTTTTATGAAAATCGACAACGTAAAATTCAAGCATAAAGTATTACCGGGCGATACATTGGTATTCAAATGCGACCTGATTGCACCAATCAGAAGGGGGATCTGCCATATGCAGGCAAACGCTTACGCAAACGGAAAACTCGTTGCGGAAGCGGAATTGATGGCGCAAATCGCAAAAAAACAATAA
- the lpxD gene encoding UDP-3-O-(3-hydroxymyristoyl)glucosamine N-acyltransferase translates to MKFTAAQIAGILEGEIVGNPDVVVFKLSKIEEGTDGSLTFLSNPKYNNYIYSTQASVTIVNASFTPDSPVFTTMIKVDDAYGAFTKILTFYDQVKHNKQGIEQPSVMSESVVYGENFYLGSFSYIGNSVKIGDNVKIYPNCFIGDNVEIGNNVIIFAGAKIYSDSKIGNYCNIHSGAIIGADGFGFAPNEDGTYSKIPQIGNVIIGDYVDIGAATTVDRATMGSTIIHNGVKLDNQIQIAHNVEIGENTVIAAQTGVAGSTKIGQHCMIGGQVGISGHLTIGNNVRIQAQSGIGRSLKDDETVQGSPAYNYTDYSKSYVHFKNLPKIIGELEELKKKIEGN, encoded by the coding sequence ATGAAATTCACAGCAGCACAGATAGCGGGCATTCTTGAAGGCGAAATCGTCGGAAATCCGGACGTGGTTGTTTTTAAATTGTCAAAAATCGAAGAAGGGACTGATGGCTCGCTAACGTTCCTTTCGAACCCAAAATACAATAACTATATTTATTCCACACAGGCATCGGTAACGATCGTGAACGCTTCTTTCACACCTGATTCGCCAGTGTTTACGACGATGATCAAGGTCGATGATGCTTATGGTGCCTTTACAAAAATCCTGACTTTTTACGATCAGGTGAAACACAATAAGCAGGGCATTGAACAACCTTCTGTGATGTCTGAAAGTGTGGTTTATGGTGAAAATTTTTATCTCGGAAGTTTTAGTTATATTGGCAATAGCGTAAAGATTGGCGATAATGTGAAGATTTATCCTAATTGTTTTATAGGTGATAATGTTGAAATTGGGAATAATGTAATTATTTTTGCCGGTGCAAAGATTTATTCGGACTCGAAAATCGGGAATTATTGCAACATTCATTCCGGTGCGATTATAGGTGCGGATGGTTTTGGTTTTGCACCGAATGAAGATGGGACGTATTCCAAAATACCGCAAATCGGGAATGTGATTATAGGCGATTATGTAGATATTGGTGCCGCAACAACCGTAGATCGCGCAACGATGGGTTCCACCATTATCCACAACGGCGTGAAGCTGGACAACCAGATCCAGATTGCGCACAACGTGGAAATTGGCGAGAATACCGTCATCGCGGCACAAACCGGCGTTGCCGGATCAACGAAAATCGGGCAGCATTGCATGATTGGCGGACAGGTCGGGATTTCCGGGCACCTTACGATCGGAAACAATGTGAGGATCCAGGCGCAGTCCGGCATCGGCAGGAGCCTCAAGGACGATGAAACCGTGCAGGGAAGCCCGGCTTATAATTATACGGATTACAGTAAGTCGTATGTTCATTTTAAGAACCTGCCGAAAATCATTGGCGAACTGGAAGAATTGAAGAAGAAAATCGAAGGCAACTGA
- a CDS encoding HD domain-containing protein: MGHINKLKILNDPIYGFITIPDTLIYDLVQHPCFQRLRRISQMGLSYLVYPGAHHTRFHHALGCMHMMQKAVEAIRFKGTLISKEEELALYAAILLHDIGHGPFSHAMEHSIVENISHESISLLFMDKLNAEFDGRLTLAIKIFKGEYHRKFMLELISSQLDMDRMDYLKRDSFYTGVAEGNINSDRLTQMMIVIDDKLAIEEKGIYSVEKFLMARRLMYWQAYLHKTSLAAELILTKTLKRAKELTLKGILLESSMPLRFFMENKIEAGDFNEDVLELFSRLDDFDIVSALKAWQFHEDFVLSHLSKMIINRDLPKIKFSEEKFTKDDTDGYIRDFAAQNNISAHEAGYFVFKGKIRNQAYDKEAEPISIYKKDRSIEDVVEASDHLNLKALSKPVTKYYICFPKVLAEN, translated from the coding sequence GTGGGCCACATCAACAAATTGAAAATCCTTAACGACCCTATTTACGGGTTCATCACCATTCCCGACACTCTGATTTACGATTTGGTGCAGCATCCCTGTTTTCAACGATTGCGCCGCATTTCCCAGATGGGTCTATCATATTTGGTCTATCCTGGCGCGCACCACACGCGTTTTCACCATGCTTTGGGCTGTATGCATATGATGCAGAAGGCGGTCGAAGCGATACGCTTTAAAGGGACTTTGATTTCCAAGGAAGAAGAACTGGCGTTGTATGCGGCGATTTTATTGCACGACATCGGGCACGGGCCATTTTCGCATGCGATGGAGCACAGTATTGTAGAGAACATCAGCCATGAATCGATTTCGCTGTTGTTTATGGACAAGCTGAATGCGGAATTTGACGGCAGGCTGACTTTAGCCATAAAGATATTCAAAGGCGAATACCATAGGAAATTCATGCTCGAACTCATTTCGAGCCAACTCGATATGGACCGTATGGATTACCTTAAACGCGACAGTTTTTACACAGGCGTTGCGGAAGGAAACATTAATTCTGACAGGCTCACGCAGATGATGATCGTTATCGATGATAAACTGGCGATCGAAGAAAAAGGAATCTATTCAGTTGAAAAATTCCTGATGGCACGCCGGTTGATGTACTGGCAGGCGTACCTGCACAAAACCAGCCTAGCCGCCGAATTGATTCTTACAAAAACCTTAAAACGTGCCAAAGAATTAACACTGAAAGGAATTTTGCTCGAAAGCAGTATGCCATTGCGCTTTTTTATGGAAAATAAGATCGAGGCAGGAGATTTCAATGAGGATGTCCTTGAACTTTTTTCAAGGCTTGACGATTTTGACATTGTAAGTGCCTTGAAGGCCTGGCAGTTCCATGAGGATTTTGTGCTGAGCCATTTAAGCAAAATGATTATCAACCGCGATTTGCCTAAGATAAAATTCAGTGAGGAAAAGTTTACCAAAGACGATACTGACGGCTACATCAGGGATTTTGCTGCCCAAAATAATATTTCTGCCCACGAAGCAGGATATTTCGTTTTCAAGGGAAAAATCAGGAACCAGGCTTATGATAAAGAAGCCGAACCCATCAGCATCTACAAAAAAGACCGCAGCATCGAGGATGTGGTGGAAGCTTCCGATCATCTCAACCTGAAAGCGCTGAGCAAACCGGTTACGAAATACTACATCTGCTTTCCAAAAGTACTTGCCGAAAATTAA
- a CDS encoding SdiA-regulated/phytase-like domain-containing protein gives MCIKKIAAFIFASTFISCSSQPGPLDVIFEFPKEIKEASALQYVPETDLFWTLEDSGNDPVLFALDKKGKLQQTVHIHKSNHDWEALTSDGEGNLYIGDFGNNDNDRKDLAIYKINAADLSSNEAGVSAEINFYFPEQKDFPPKKSMRIFDAEAFFLYNNNFYIFTKNRSTDSDGTTQLYSVPNIAGNHAAKLLGSFKTGREFRKSAVTDAAINADGTRMALLSNQKIWLFENFKNDAYFNGKVTEISLNDNSQKEGLCFKENDLFICDEKDKHTGGKMYQLNLK, from the coding sequence ATGTGTATTAAAAAAATTGCTGCTTTTATCTTTGCCTCCACTTTCATAAGCTGTTCTTCGCAGCCTGGTCCTTTGGATGTTATTTTTGAATTCCCTAAAGAAATAAAGGAAGCTTCCGCGCTTCAATACGTTCCGGAAACGGATTTATTCTGGACTTTGGAAGATAGCGGCAACGATCCGGTTTTATTCGCTTTGGACAAAAAAGGAAAGCTACAGCAAACAGTTCATATCCATAAATCCAATCATGATTGGGAAGCGCTGACATCGGATGGGGAAGGAAATTTATACATTGGCGATTTCGGGAATAACGATAATGACCGGAAGGATCTGGCAATCTATAAAATAAATGCCGCCGATTTGAGTAGCAATGAAGCCGGAGTATCCGCTGAAATCAATTTTTATTTTCCTGAGCAAAAGGATTTTCCGCCCAAAAAGTCCATGCGCATTTTTGATGCTGAGGCTTTCTTCCTGTACAACAATAATTTTTACATTTTCACCAAAAACCGAAGCACCGATTCCGATGGCACAACGCAACTTTACAGCGTCCCGAATATTGCCGGGAACCATGCCGCCAAGTTATTGGGAAGTTTTAAAACCGGCAGGGAATTCCGGAAATCTGCTGTCACTGATGCCGCAATAAATGCTGATGGAACTCGGATGGCCCTGCTCAGCAATCAAAAAATATGGCTGTTTGAAAATTTTAAAAATGATGCTTACTTTAATGGAAAAGTCACTGAAATCAGCCTCAACGACAATTCCCAGAAAGAAGGGCTTTGCTTTAAAGAGAATGACCTCTTCATTTGTGACGAAAAAGACAAGCATACCGGTGGCAAAATGTATCAGCTTAACTTAAAATAA
- a CDS encoding SRPBCC family protein, with the protein MKTTETDTPQLQSKLDSSGTDPNRYAAFYSEEEAQRLGNVKHKAKPVVKGLQPNVSKLERILMVAGGTYLLYKALSGKKNNISKGIAGGTMLARGISGYCPVYDLAEKSGTFKSANVNIRTTITIDKPVSEVYALWRNLENLPKFMSHLDSVKEINKTTSEWRAKGPSGFGHISWKANILMDEKDHLLSWHSVPDSTIDNAGKIYFRENGPESTALDITISYHAPLGIAGEAAAKLLNPWFTKMVNHDIENLKSYIETGQNELSHH; encoded by the coding sequence ATGAAAACTACCGAAACGGATACACCACAGCTGCAATCCAAACTCGATTCTTCAGGAACTGACCCAAATCGTTATGCCGCTTTTTATTCTGAAGAAGAAGCACAAAGGCTTGGAAATGTAAAACATAAAGCAAAACCTGTCGTGAAAGGCCTGCAGCCCAATGTAAGCAAACTCGAACGCATCCTGATGGTTGCCGGCGGAACTTACCTTTTATATAAAGCGCTTTCGGGCAAAAAGAATAACATCTCAAAAGGGATTGCAGGCGGAACAATGCTGGCACGTGGGATCAGTGGCTATTGCCCCGTTTATGATCTTGCTGAGAAAAGCGGGACATTCAAAAGCGCCAATGTAAATATCCGTACCACAATCACTATTGACAAACCTGTAAGCGAGGTATATGCCCTTTGGCGTAACCTTGAAAACCTGCCGAAATTCATGAGCCACCTGGATAGTGTGAAGGAAATTAATAAAACCACTTCAGAATGGCGTGCCAAAGGGCCTTCAGGCTTCGGCCACATCAGCTGGAAAGCCAATATACTGATGGACGAAAAAGACCATCTCCTAAGCTGGCATTCTGTTCCGGATTCCACCATTGATAATGCCGGGAAAATTTATTTTCGTGAGAATGGTCCGGAAAGTACAGCACTAGACATCACCATTTCGTATCATGCCCCATTAGGAATTGCCGGCGAAGCTGCAGCTAAATTACTCAACCCCTGGTTTACGAAAATGGTCAACCACGACATCGAAAACCTTAAATCTTATATAGAAACCGGTCAAAATGAATTGTCACATCATTGA